The Corallococcus caeni region AGGCCAGGACGCCACCATGTGCGTCCGCCCGGAAGACATCAGCTATTCTCAATTGCTTCTTCATCTTCTGAAGAGGCTTCATTCAAGCAGAAGCTTGCAACTTACCCTTCGTATGCACCGTCATTCGTTTTTCCGGTGGCAATGTCGGAGGGGTCACACCCGTTCCCATCCCGAACACGGAAGTTAAGCCCTCCAGAGCCGATGGTACTCCGCGGGAAACCGCGTGGGAGAGTAGGTCGCTGCCGGATTCTTTTTGAAAGCCCCTGGTGCCGCAAGGCGCCAGGGGCTTTGTCTTTGCGGGCTTCGCTTCTCCCCGCCGCCCCTCTGGCTCGAGCGCTGATCCGCGCTCGCTGGAGACTGTCTTTGCGAATCAGCCCAGCAGGCGGACCGCGAGAAACACGGGGAGGGCGACATAATAGAGCGCCCGGCAACTCCATTCAGCGCCGATGCGGACGTTGCGTGCCCATCTCGGGCCCAGCCATGCGGCGCTGAAACACACTGCTTCGGCGAGGGCCCTCCAGAAGCAGCCAAACAGCAACAGCGCGAGGAACACTGGCAGCCAGGTGCGCATGAAGGACGTGAGGTACGCCGTCCATCCGTACATCTGGAGCTCTCCGAACGGACCTCCGAAGGAGATGTACTGGTGTGCCCGGAAGAAGATGCCCGCGAGCACTCCGGGCACCAGGCCGTACTTCAATGCCTGGTCGTACCAACGCCTGCGCCACTTCTCGCTTCGGGCCTGCGCATACCTCACCCGCGGGTCGTTCCGCGCCTCTCCCCGACTTCCCATCGCCGCGAGCAGCGGCATGGGCGCCTGGATCTCCAGGCCATGGTCGAATGTCCGTCCTGTGCGCAGCCGCAAGGTGAGCCCCGGGCCTGGAACGGGCAGACGCCACGGGTGGATGGACTCCAGTGCTTCGAATGGAATCTCGAAGTGGGCTCCCCCTCGCTGGGTGAGCACCAGCCCCTCTGGACGCACCGTGACCGTGGCCCTCGTGCCCAGGCGCAGCAGGTGGAGCGCGATGAACGGCAACACTCCTCCGACCGCCAGGCCCGTCGCCAGTGGCTCGGGGAGCAGCGTCTGGGTGCCCGCGAGCACGTCCTTGAAGAGCAGCGCGGTAAAGAAGCAGAGCGTGCCCAGCATCACTGCGTGCAGGAGCGCTCCCACTGCGCGCAGCCGAGGCGTGAAGGCGTGGACGGGGAAGGGGCCGGACGCGTCGACGGTCATGGTAGGGGCATGGCCGCGCGCGCATTGCCTCTCCGCGAGCGGCTTCCGTAGCATACGCACCCTGGAGGCCCCCCGAGAACATGCGTTCCCCGCAGCCTGGCCCTGAGCGTCGCACCGATTCCGATGGCGTGACGCGGGTGACGCCCTCGCGCGAATCCCCTGGCGGCGTGGGTCCCTGGCTCATCGGTGGGGCCCTGGCCATCACCGGTCTGTGCGTGGGGCTCTGCCTCTGGTGGCTCTCCCGCCCCGTTCCCGTGGACGACCTGCCTCCCATCGTGGTGGCCGCGCGCCCCGCGCCGGTGGCTCCCTCCCTGGCTCCGGCGCGCCCATCCGTGCGCCCTGCAGCAGTCCCCGTCGCCGCGACCACGCCCGTGGAGGAGCCCGCTCCCATGCCCGTTGATGAGCCGCCCCCCCCGGAAGGAAAGAGCGGGACGGCGCTGTACCAGCGCGGCACCAAGCCGTTGAAGCGTGGGCTTGTCGTGCCCGACGACTTCGAGCTGCCCCCTGGCTTCATGCGCCACTACCAGACGACGGATAACGGCCAGCCGCTCGCCGCCATCCTGATGTTCCATCCGGACTTCACGCCCAAGGACGCCAACGGGCAGCCCATCCCCATCCCCGAGAACCGCGTGGTGCCCGAGGAGCTGGCGCCCCCTGGCATGCCCCACCGGCTGCTGGAGATTCCTGTCGAGGATGGGGACTCGCAGTGACGTCTGTGAAGGGGTGGGCCGGGGCGCTCCTGGGCGTCGCGGCGACCACCGTGCTGTTCTCGCTGTTCGGACAGCTGAACCCGGGCTGGGTGTGGCTGGGCGCGGTGGCCATGGCGCCGTGGCTCGCGGCGGTGGATCGGGTTCCCTCCGCTCGTGGTGCCGTGGCCCTGGGCATCCTGCTGTCGGTGGCGTTCACCGCGGCGGTGTTCGGCTGGTTCCCGGGCGCCATCGCGGCGTACTCGCGTGCTCCGGTGTGGCTGTGCTGGGGCGTGTTCCTGCTCATCGCTCCCGTGCTGGAGCTCCAGTTCCTTACCGCCGCCTGGGTGCGGTGGTACGCGCGCCGGCAGGTGGGAGAGGCGCCTCACCTTGCTTGGGTTCCTCCCGTGCTCACCGCCCTCGCGTATGTGGGCACCGAGTGGTTCACACCCAAGCTGTTCGCCGAGACGCTGGGCCACGGCCTCTATGCCTCGGAGACGCTGCGCCAGGGCGCAGACGTGGCCGGCGCTCCGGGCCTTACGCTGGTCCTGCTGCTCATCAACGAGTGTGTCGTCTCGGTGGCGCAGGGGCTGGCTTCCCGGCGGGCCTTGCGGCTGGGGCCGGTGGTCCTCGCGGTCGTGCTCGCTGTGTCTGGCTGGGGCTACGGGCGGGTGAGGCTGGGGCAGGTGCGTGCGGCGGTGCACTCGGCTCAGTCGCTGGTGGTGGGTGCGGTTCAGGCGAACATCACCAACATCGAGAAGATGGCCGCGGAGCAGGGGACCTACGAGGTCGTTCGCAACATCCTGGATACGCACTACGCGATGTCGGATGCGTTGCTGCGCTCGGCGCCGCTGGACCTGCTGGTGTGGCCGGAGACGGTGTATCCGACGACGTTCGGTACTCCGAAGAGCGAGGACGGCGGCGCCCTGGATGATGAGATCCGTGCGTGGGTCGCGGAGCGGGGTGTGCCGCTGGTGTTCGGCACGTACGACCTGGACGGCGAACGCGAGTTCAACGCCGCCATGTTCCTGGGGCCCTCCGCTACGGGCGAACTGGCGCAGGCCGCCTACCGCAAGACGATGCTGTTCCCTCTCACGGAGTGGGTTCCGGACGCGGTGGATACGCCCGCGCTCCGCGCCTGGCTTCCCTGGACCGGCCGATGGAAGCGCGGTCCTGGCCCTCGGTTGGTGGACTTCCGGCTGAACGGCGGCCGCGTGCTCAAGGTCGCTCCGCTCATCTGCTACGAGGCGCTCTTTCCCAACTACGTCGCGGCGGAGGTGCGCCAGGGGGCGGACCTGCTCCTCACGCTGTCGAATGACTCGTGGTTCTCCGGTACCCCCGCGCCCCGGTTGCACCTGATGCATGCGGCCTTTCGCAGCATCGAGACGCGTACGGCGCAGGTTCGGGTGACGAACTCCGGCATCTCCGCGTTCATTGACCCGGCGGGGACGTGGACCTCCGAACTGGAGGACAACCAGCGCGCCAGCACCGTGATGCGCGTGCCTACGGCGGATCGGCTGAGCTCGCTCGCGGGGGCGTGGGGGGACTGGCTGGGACCCGTTGCGCTCGTGCTCTCCGTGGTGCTGGGCGCGTGGATCCGTCGGCGCGGCGTGGAACGGCCTGGTCCCGTCCCGGTGTGAGCACTTCGGTCCCGCCCGGATTTTACCTTGGCGTTTCGACCCTGGCCTCTACCTCTGACGAGGGATGGTGGGGTGTGCGAGGCGTCGCGATTCTTGGCGCAACCTCTTCACAGGAGCTGCCATGAGCGACGATCTCAAGAACCGGGGACCGAAGGACCGCGCGCGGATCAACGTCAACGAGCCTTGGGAGGTGAGTTGGTGGTGCGCCCACTTCGGGTGCACGGCGGCGCAGTTGCGCGCTGCCGTACAGGCCGTGGGGGTGATGACTGCCGACGTGAAGCGCCACCTGGGTAAGTAGAAACGCCCCCACTCCGTGGCACTGGGGCCGGAGCCCTTGTTCAGGCGGCTTCGGCTTTCTGGGCGGGGAGCTGGGCGTCTGTCTTGGGCTTCTGGGCGATGACCTGGATCTCCCTTCGCAGGTGCGTCAGCCGGCACACCTGCACCCAGGCCCATAGGAAGGCGAAGCGCACGTATTCGTAGGGGGCCCTCGCGCCCTTCGCCAGCCTCCGGCGGAGGATGTCCTTGCCTGCCTTCACTGGCTGCATCCCGGCCCGGGCGCAGGCGTCCGCGAGGTTGTGCTCGTAGAAGTACACGTGGTGCTGCCAGCCTCGCCGGTCCGGCCGGAACGAGCGGCCCTTCCGGGGCATCACGATGATCTTGTAGTACGCCGCGTCCGGGACGATGACGAACGCCACCCCTCCCGGCCTCAACACGCGCTGGATTTCACGCAGCCCGTCCATGGGCTGGTCCACGTGCTCCAGCGTGTGCTTGAGCGTGATGATGTCGAACGACGCATCCGGGAACGGCAGCTGCGTCAGCGAGCCGTACTCGGCCGTGTAGCCTCGCTCACGGCAGAGGTTCACCGAGAACTGTGAGTAGTCCAGCCCCGTGGCCTTCAGCCCCGCTCGCTGCGCGGCCTCCAGCACGTAGCCCGCTGAACAGCCGACATCCAGCAGGTCCTTCGCGTGCGGCGCGTACTCCAGGCACACCAACACCTGCCGCAGGCACTTGCGCACCCGGTGGTCCCAGCGGCTCAGGTACTTCGCGCGGTTGTGCTTGAAGTACTTCTCCTCGTAGCCGTCGCCCAGGCCCGGCTGTTGCTCGCGCTTGTAGATGAGCCCGCAGCCTGTGCAACGGCCGTAGCTCAGCTCGCGGAACGCAACGACCGGACGGGATCCGGTCTCCTTGCAGACCGGACAGGCAGAGTAGAAGGGAGCAAGCATCGCGGACCGCACCATCGGGTGCCTCGTTCCAGAGTGTCAATCGCACTCGGGACGCAGGGGGCGCGGCTCAGGGCCGCCGTGCCCGCTTCGTCAGGCCGAGCGCTCCCAGGGCGAGCAGGGCTGCGATGGCGACTCCCAGGGCCATGGGCCTCGCCGTGCCGTCGTGGCTCGCGCTCACCGCCGCGGAGGCTCCGGCCGCCAGCAGGAACTGGAGCGCTCCCAGCACCGCTGATGCGATGCCTGCCTGCTTCGCGTGCTGCTCCATCGCCAGCGCCGTCGCGTTGGGCGTGATGGCTCCCAGGCTGGAGACGAACACGAACAGCGACAGCGCGATGCCCCACAGTCCACCGAAGCCCGTCGCGGCCACCGCCACCAGCGCCAGCCCCGCGAGCGCGGCGATGCGCACCGCCTGCTTCAACACCCTTTCCGGTGAGGCGCGCGCCAGGAGCCAGTGATTGAGCTGCGACACCGCCACCAGCCCCGCCGCGTTCGCTCCGAAGAACCAGCCGAAGTGCTCCGGCTTCACGCCGTGCAACGTGATGAACACGAAGGGCGAGCCGCTGATGTACGCGAACATCCCCGCCTGCGAGAGCCCCGCCGCCAGCGCGGGCCCCAGGAAGTCTGGTGCCTTCGTGATGCCCCACATGGCCTGGAAGGGTCGGGACCGGGGCGCTCCGCTCCTCGGCGGCGCGGTCTCCGGCAGGATGGCGAAGGCCGCTCCCAGCGCGATGAGGCCGATGACCGCGTGGCTTCCGAAGATGGCTCGCCAGCCCGCGGCTCTCAGCACCCAGCCGCCCAGCAGCGGTGCGAGGACGGGCGCCAGACCCATCACCAGCACCAGGCGCGACATCATGCGCGCCGCCGCTGCTCCCGAGTGCAGGTCCCTCACGACGGCTCGCGAGGTCACCATTCCCACCGAACCGCCCAGCGCCTGCACGAACCGGCAGGCCGCGAGCACCTCCGCCGAGGGCGCGGTCGCGCAGCCGATGGAGCCCAGCACGTACAGCAGCAAACCCGCGTAGAGCGGCTTCGTCCGGCCGAACCGGTCGCTCACCGGACCGGAGAGGAGCTGCCCTACCGCGAGCCCCGCGAAGAACGTCGCGAGGGTGCGCTCCACTTCGCCGGCGGTCGCGTGCAGCGACTCGCTGATGGAGGGGAACGCCGGCAGGTACATGTCGATGGACAGCGGCCCGAAGCCGATGAGCGCTCCCAGGAGGAGGATCAGCCCGGGGCCCTCCGTGGAGCGGGACAGCTTGGGCGTGGCGGTCGTCATCCTGGCTTCCTCTTCAGCGGCTTCTTCCGGGCGCGCGCCGGCGCTTCCCGTGGGGGCAGCAGCACCCGGATGAGCTGGCGCAGCACGGCTTCGTCGTCGCCGGGGGCATAGGTGGTTCCTCCTACGTGGGCGTTGAAGCAGCGGGCCTCCAGCGCTCCACAGAGTGCTTCCGCCACGGCCCCGGGCCTGGCCAGGTCCACCCGTCCGGCTCGCTTCGCCCGGGTGAGCCACTTCGTCAGGCCCTCTCGCAGCGCGACGGGCGGCGGCGTCTCCAACTGCATGGCCCTGGCTCCGCCGAGCCCCGAGTAGTGCAGCACGAACAACCAGGGCACCAACTGGCGCAGGAAGTCCCGGTGGTGCAGGAGCGCTTCCAGGAGCTGGTCCTCGATGGACACGCGTTCCTTGGGGCCTGGCTCCAGGAGGGCC contains the following coding sequences:
- a CDS encoding DUF3606 domain-containing protein, translated to MSDDLKNRGPKDRARINVNEPWEVSWWCAHFGCTAAQLRAAVQAVGVMTADVKRHLGK
- a CDS encoding class I SAM-dependent methyltransferase, with translation MLAPFYSACPVCKETGSRPVVAFRELSYGRCTGCGLIYKREQQPGLGDGYEEKYFKHNRAKYLSRWDHRVRKCLRQVLVCLEYAPHAKDLLDVGCSAGYVLEAAQRAGLKATGLDYSQFSVNLCRERGYTAEYGSLTQLPFPDASFDIITLKHTLEHVDQPMDGLREIQRVLRPGGVAFVIVPDAAYYKIIVMPRKGRSFRPDRRGWQHHVYFYEHNLADACARAGMQPVKAGKDILRRRLAKGARAPYEYVRFAFLWAWVQVCRLTHLRREIQVIAQKPKTDAQLPAQKAEAA
- a CDS encoding TetR/AcrR family transcriptional regulator; the protein is MSRPPRVLDPEIDEAARAVFLAQGPSAPLQDIAKRLGISQAALLHRVGTKEALMSRALRPVPPTALALLEPGPKERVSIEDQLLEALLHHRDFLRQLVPWLFVLHYSGLGGARAMQLETPPPVALREGLTKWLTRAKRAGRVDLARPGAVAEALCGALEARCFNAHVGGTTYAPGDDEAVLRQLIRVLLPPREAPARARKKPLKRKPG
- the lnt gene encoding apolipoprotein N-acyltransferase, producing the protein MTSVKGWAGALLGVAATTVLFSLFGQLNPGWVWLGAVAMAPWLAAVDRVPSARGAVALGILLSVAFTAAVFGWFPGAIAAYSRAPVWLCWGVFLLIAPVLELQFLTAAWVRWYARRQVGEAPHLAWVPPVLTALAYVGTEWFTPKLFAETLGHGLYASETLRQGADVAGAPGLTLVLLLINECVVSVAQGLASRRALRLGPVVLAVVLAVSGWGYGRVRLGQVRAAVHSAQSLVVGAVQANITNIEKMAAEQGTYEVVRNILDTHYAMSDALLRSAPLDLLVWPETVYPTTFGTPKSEDGGALDDEIRAWVAERGVPLVFGTYDLDGEREFNAAMFLGPSATGELAQAAYRKTMLFPLTEWVPDAVDTPALRAWLPWTGRWKRGPGPRLVDFRLNGGRVLKVAPLICYEALFPNYVAAEVRQGADLLLTLSNDSWFSGTPAPRLHLMHAAFRSIETRTAQVRVTNSGISAFIDPAGTWTSELEDNQRASTVMRVPTADRLSSLAGAWGDWLGPVALVLSVVLGAWIRRRGVERPGPVPV
- a CDS encoding multidrug effflux MFS transporter encodes the protein MTTATPKLSRSTEGPGLILLLGALIGFGPLSIDMYLPAFPSISESLHATAGEVERTLATFFAGLAVGQLLSGPVSDRFGRTKPLYAGLLLYVLGSIGCATAPSAEVLAACRFVQALGGSVGMVTSRAVVRDLHSGAAAARMMSRLVLVMGLAPVLAPLLGGWVLRAAGWRAIFGSHAVIGLIALGAAFAILPETAPPRSGAPRSRPFQAMWGITKAPDFLGPALAAGLSQAGMFAYISGSPFVFITLHGVKPEHFGWFFGANAAGLVAVSQLNHWLLARASPERVLKQAVRIAALAGLALVAVAATGFGGLWGIALSLFVFVSSLGAITPNATALAMEQHAKQAGIASAVLGALQFLLAAGASAAVSASHDGTARPMALGVAIAALLALGALGLTKRARRP